In a genomic window of Streptomyces noursei ATCC 11455:
- the lspA gene encoding signal peptidase II, with protein MTHSRRTTDAEAADPGDSGGGGEKAEPVRGRRRVLLLLAVAGCAYLIDLCSKLAVVEKLEYRDPVPVLGAWLELRVTRNSGAAFGMGGAMTILFTVIAVAVVVAIVRLARKLYSVPWAIALGLLLGGALGNLTDRLFRSPGGLQGAVVDFIAVRGFSVMNLADWAIVCGGVLIVFCSFRGWELGDPGGKADDATAGARVTGG; from the coding sequence TTGACGCATTCGAGGCGCACGACAGATGCGGAAGCCGCGGACCCGGGAGATTCCGGAGGCGGAGGAGAGAAGGCAGAGCCGGTGCGCGGCAGACGGCGTGTCCTCCTGCTGTTGGCGGTGGCGGGCTGCGCCTACCTGATCGACCTGTGCAGCAAGCTGGCAGTGGTGGAGAAGTTGGAGTACCGCGATCCCGTCCCGGTGCTCGGCGCCTGGCTGGAGCTGCGGGTGACGCGCAACTCCGGCGCGGCGTTCGGCATGGGCGGCGCGATGACCATCCTGTTCACCGTGATCGCGGTGGCCGTCGTCGTGGCGATCGTCCGCCTGGCACGCAAGCTCTACAGCGTCCCGTGGGCGATCGCGCTGGGCCTCCTGCTCGGTGGTGCGCTCGGGAATCTGACGGACCGCCTCTTCCGGTCCCCCGGGGGCCTGCAGGGCGCGGTCGTCGACTTCATCGCCGTCCGCGGCTTCAGCGTGATGAACCTCGCCGACTGGGCGATCGTCTGCGGCGGCGTCCTCATCGTGTTCTGTTCCTTCCGGGGCTGGGAATTGGGCGACCCCGGTGGCAAGGCGGACGACGCGACGGCCGGGGCACGGGTGACCGGCGGGTAA